The Thermodesulfovibrionales bacterium genomic sequence TCATTATATTACCTACACCATCAGCAAGTATCCAGGCTATTATTAAAAGAAAAAACGGAAGCACTGCCTTTTTCCCGTCCTTAAGTATTGCTATAATAACGAAAAGTAAATAGAAGATATAAGCACTTCTGCTCATAAAGACCATAAAGTCATCAAGGAAAGGCACGGGATCATGTATATTAATGAACCTAAAAAGGGCTATATCAAGATTCACTTCTTTGACCTCCCAGAAGTTCACTGACCATGCTTCTAAGTTCCTTAATGGAGAAGGGCTTCCTGATGATATTAGGAAGTGTGATATCCGGAGACAGTTCTTTTCCGCTCATCAAAAGTATCAGGGTTTCAGGAGATTTCTCATAAATGATATTCCTTATATCAAGAGCTGTGCAATCCTTAAGATGATAATCAGTGATGACAAGATCAAACCTCTCTGTGTCAAGAAGTTTTACAAATTCTTCTCTGCCAGAGGCTCCGTATATCTCGTATCCAGAACTGCTAAGGGCTCTCTTCAC encodes the following:
- a CDS encoding response regulator; this encodes MSSQKKSEIKKICIIDDDPLILTSVKRALSSSGYEIYGASGREEFVKLLDTERFDLVITDYHLKDCTALDIRNIIYEKSPETLILLMSGKELSPDITLPNIIRKPFSIKELRSMVSELLGGQRSES